The following proteins are co-located in the Pseudomonas synxantha genome:
- a CDS encoding polysaccharide biosynthesis protein: MINRLRTWLLKLPRHKKRLIQVVADVVLVFLALWMAFVVRLGIDEMINPLKMHLWLFLAAPVVAIPLFIRFGMYRAVMRYFGNDALVAIIKAVSLSSLILGVVVYWYSNHQNVVPRSIIFNYWWLSLIMVGGLRLTMRQYFLGDWFAAAQHVPFTSREDGLPRVAIYGAGAAGNQLVAALRMGRVMRPVAFIDDDTTISDRVISGLQVYKPKHIQRMIDVTGAQEVLLAIPSSSRGRRREILGFLEGFPLHVRSVPGFMDLASGRVKVDDIQEVDIADLLGRDSVPAQDELLEHCIKGQNVLVTGAGGSIGSELCRQILELKPMTLLLFEHSEFNLYSILSELEQRITRNSLPVKLLPILGSVRDQAKLLDVMKTWRVDTVYHAAAYKHVPIVEHNIAEGVLNNVIGTLNTAQAALQAGASNFVLISTDKAVRPTNVMGSTKRLAELTLQALSRELAPVLFGDESNVSRVNKTRFTMVRFGNVLGSSGSVIPLFHKQIKSGGPLTVTHPKITRYFMTIPEAAQLVIQAGSMGLGGDVFVLDMGEPVKIVELAEKMVHLSGLSVRSDKNPHGDIAIEFSGLRPGEKLYEELLIGDNVVATQHPMIMSANEDHLPWETLKIKLTELLAAVDQDDYSRVRQLLRDTVSGYTPDGEIVDWIYQQRRLEP; the protein is encoded by the coding sequence ATGATTAACCGGTTGCGCACTTGGCTATTGAAACTGCCTCGTCACAAGAAACGACTGATACAGGTAGTTGCGGACGTTGTTCTGGTTTTCCTGGCGCTGTGGATGGCGTTTGTTGTTCGCCTCGGCATTGATGAGATGATCAACCCGCTCAAAATGCACCTTTGGCTGTTCTTGGCTGCACCGGTGGTGGCTATTCCGCTTTTTATTCGCTTTGGTATGTATCGTGCTGTCATGCGTTATTTTGGCAATGATGCACTGGTAGCGATTATCAAGGCTGTCAGTCTTTCATCATTGATTCTAGGTGTCGTGGTCTATTGGTATAGCAACCATCAAAATGTCGTGCCCCGTTCAATCATCTTCAACTATTGGTGGTTAAGCTTGATTATGGTCGGCGGTCTGCGCTTGACCATGCGCCAATACTTTTTGGGCGATTGGTTTGCGGCGGCACAACATGTGCCTTTTACCAGCCGTGAAGACGGTCTTCCGCGTGTCGCGATCTATGGTGCAGGTGCGGCGGGCAATCAACTGGTCGCAGCACTGCGCATGGGGCGCGTTATGCGGCCAGTGGCATTCATCGATGACGATACCACTATCTCCGATCGTGTCATTTCCGGGCTTCAAGTCTATAAGCCCAAGCATATTCAGCGCATGATCGATGTCACGGGAGCGCAGGAAGTTCTCTTGGCCATTCCATCGTCAAGCCGTGGGCGGCGCCGTGAAATTCTCGGTTTCCTGGAGGGCTTCCCCCTCCACGTTCGCAGCGTTCCCGGTTTCATGGACCTCGCCAGCGGCCGAGTCAAAGTTGACGATATTCAAGAAGTCGATATCGCTGACTTACTCGGCCGTGATTCGGTGCCTGCCCAAGATGAACTGCTCGAGCACTGCATCAAAGGGCAGAATGTGCTTGTAACTGGGGCGGGCGGGTCAATTGGTTCTGAGCTGTGCCGGCAAATTCTCGAGCTCAAGCCTATGACCCTGCTGTTGTTCGAGCACAGTGAGTTCAATCTCTACAGCATTCTTTCTGAGCTGGAACAGCGTATTACCCGGAATTCATTGCCGGTCAAGTTACTCCCGATATTGGGGTCCGTGCGTGATCAGGCAAAGTTGCTTGACGTAATGAAGACCTGGCGTGTCGACACGGTTTACCACGCGGCGGCGTATAAGCACGTACCCATTGTCGAGCACAACATTGCAGAAGGGGTGTTGAATAATGTTATTGGCACACTGAACACTGCCCAAGCGGCACTTCAGGCTGGCGCATCCAATTTTGTCCTAATCTCGACGGACAAGGCTGTGCGACCAACCAATGTCATGGGTAGCACCAAGCGTCTGGCTGAACTCACCCTTCAAGCCTTGAGCCGTGAACTTGCCCCCGTGCTGTTCGGTGACGAGTCCAATGTCTCTCGAGTGAATAAAACCCGCTTCACGATGGTGAGATTCGGCAATGTCCTGGGCTCTTCCGGCTCTGTGATCCCGTTGTTCCACAAGCAGATCAAATCTGGTGGCCCGTTAACGGTTACCCACCCCAAAATAACCCGCTACTTCATGACCATTCCCGAAGCGGCACAACTGGTCATACAAGCTGGGTCCATGGGCCTTGGTGGGGATGTGTTCGTCCTCGACATGGGCGAACCCGTGAAGATTGTCGAGTTGGCCGAAAAGATGGTTCATCTGTCCGGGTTGAGTGTACGTTCGGATAAGAACCCTCACGGTGACATCGCTATCGAGTTCTCGGGTTTGCGTCCTGGTGAAAAGCTGTACGAAGAGTTGTTGATCGGTGACAACGTGGTGGCAACGCAGCACCCAATGATCATGAGTGCCAACGAGGATCATTTGCCTTGGGAGACATTAAAGATCAAGTTGACGGAATTGCTTGCAGCGGTCGATCAAGATGACTATAGCCGAGTCCGTCAGCTGTTACGTGATACCGTCAGTGGTTACACTCCGGATGGTGAGATTGTTGATTGGATTTATCAGCAACGGCGATTGGAACCATAG
- a CDS encoding carboxylate--amine ligase, which produces MSKILIAGAGGAPSEGVINSLMMGRKGETVIGMGSEPSDLALSKASKKFYIPYANSPEYKQKLLQLLEAEKPDLVHFQNDLEIFHASLIRDDILATGTKLFMPDHDVIDTCVHKHKSYEAFKQAGVPVPRNIMINDEQDLKEAFKALGNADGKIWLRATSIGGGGKGAIPTNDFTLAKAWIDHYKGWGDFVAAELLTPDTITWLSIWHEGNLVVAQSRERRSWTHGNRSISGVTGVTKVGVTCTNDQATEIAINCVKSVSKKPHGIFGVDMAYGFDGVPNPTEINISRFFTTVQFFTEAGLNMPEIFKDIALYNEFPQLETKINPLPNDLMWLRGMDTRPILTTEQGIRDEIIFL; this is translated from the coding sequence ATGTCTAAAATACTTATCGCAGGGGCCGGTGGCGCACCTTCTGAAGGCGTTATTAACTCCCTTATGATGGGCCGCAAAGGCGAGACTGTCATCGGTATGGGATCCGAACCTTCTGATCTTGCATTATCCAAAGCGAGCAAAAAGTTTTATATTCCGTACGCCAACTCTCCAGAGTACAAGCAGAAATTGCTGCAATTGCTTGAGGCCGAAAAGCCTGACTTAGTGCATTTCCAGAATGATTTGGAGATCTTTCACGCCTCTTTGATACGCGATGATATTTTGGCAACGGGCACCAAGCTTTTCATGCCTGACCACGACGTCATTGATACCTGCGTGCATAAGCACAAGTCGTATGAAGCATTCAAACAGGCAGGCGTGCCTGTACCTCGCAATATTATGATCAATGACGAACAGGATCTTAAAGAGGCATTTAAAGCACTGGGTAACGCCGATGGGAAAATTTGGTTGCGTGCAACTTCTATAGGTGGTGGCGGTAAGGGTGCCATACCTACCAATGATTTTACACTGGCGAAGGCCTGGATTGATCATTACAAAGGGTGGGGCGACTTCGTCGCCGCTGAGTTGCTTACGCCAGATACTATTACATGGCTTTCTATATGGCACGAAGGTAATTTGGTCGTTGCGCAGTCTCGTGAACGTCGCAGCTGGACACACGGCAACCGAAGTATCTCCGGTGTTACTGGCGTCACCAAAGTCGGCGTGACTTGCACCAACGATCAAGCTACTGAAATTGCTATTAACTGTGTCAAATCGGTTTCGAAAAAACCACATGGGATATTCGGTGTCGACATGGCTTACGGGTTTGATGGTGTTCCAAACCCTACAGAAATCAATATTTCACGATTTTTTACAACGGTTCAGTTCTTTACAGAAGCGGGTTTGAACATGCCCGAGATCTTTAAGGATATCGCTCTGTATAACGAGTTTCCGCAGCTTGAAACGAAGATTAACCCTTTACCCAATGACTTGATGTGGCTTCGAGGTATGGATACTCGCCCGATATTGACAACTGAGCAGGGCATTCGTGATGAGATCATATTCTTATGA
- a CDS encoding acyltransferase family protein yields MANLEESLNDRQNNFNFIRMVAAFFVLVSHAYPLSRGAGEVEPLVAQLGISLGGLGVFTFFCISGFFISLSYQRSKNALDFVVARFLRLYPALLVVLVLTACVIGPFFSNLNAHDYFSSPEVYSYVTTNLKLKSIQFQLPGLFQDNPYPGINGSLWTLYYEVLLYALVLVLGILGVLKRLHRITVFFVVYFSFYFAFKFLLQGELISPGFQTRTWVQWSFAFVVGMLLYAYRFNIRLDYRIVGTCWLVTLFLYPSPVFVEAFVAAWSYSVFWFAFNTQWFARQFNRLGDYSYGLYIYAFPTQEILAHVWKGISPVAMILVALPLALIPAVLSWHFIEHPCILRKKAIAERLSQSLAKVARMVTQYSTR; encoded by the coding sequence ATGGCTAATCTAGAAGAGAGTCTCAACGACCGGCAGAATAACTTCAATTTTATCCGCATGGTTGCGGCTTTTTTTGTTTTGGTTTCTCACGCCTATCCGCTTTCACGTGGGGCCGGCGAGGTCGAGCCGCTGGTAGCTCAACTTGGTATCTCGCTCGGAGGATTAGGCGTATTTACCTTTTTTTGCATTTCTGGATTTTTTATATCGCTGAGTTATCAGCGATCAAAGAACGCGCTTGATTTTGTCGTTGCTAGATTTTTACGGCTGTATCCAGCGCTTCTGGTGGTGCTGGTTTTAACTGCCTGTGTCATAGGTCCGTTTTTTTCAAATCTAAACGCGCATGATTATTTCTCCTCACCTGAGGTTTATAGCTATGTGACGACCAACTTGAAATTGAAGAGTATTCAGTTTCAGTTGCCAGGCTTGTTCCAGGACAATCCATACCCGGGGATAAATGGGTCGTTGTGGACGCTGTATTATGAAGTATTGCTGTACGCCTTGGTTTTGGTGCTGGGGATCTTGGGCGTTTTGAAAAGGCTACACCGAATTACAGTGTTTTTTGTGGTGTACTTTTCATTTTATTTTGCATTTAAATTCTTGCTGCAGGGGGAACTTATCAGTCCCGGTTTTCAGACCCGTACATGGGTGCAGTGGAGTTTCGCATTCGTAGTAGGTATGCTGCTTTATGCATACAGGTTCAATATTCGTCTAGATTATCGTATAGTCGGCACCTGTTGGTTAGTGACGCTTTTTTTATACCCATCGCCTGTTTTCGTTGAGGCTTTTGTGGCAGCCTGGAGTTACTCAGTATTCTGGTTCGCCTTCAATACGCAATGGTTTGCTCGTCAGTTTAATCGGTTGGGAGACTATTCTTATGGTCTGTATATCTACGCCTTTCCAACACAAGAGATTTTAGCGCACGTCTGGAAGGGTATATCGCCAGTGGCGATGATCCTGGTGGCTTTGCCACTAGCGCTTATTCCCGCAGTACTTTCCTGGCACTTTATTGAGCATCCTTGTATTTTGCGTAAAAAGGCAATCGCCGAGCGATTGTCTCAATCACTCGCCAAAGTGGCGAGAATGGTTACTCAATACTCAACTCGATAG
- a CDS encoding NAD-dependent epimerase/dehydratase family protein — protein MKVLITGASGFIGGRLLDAAIAKWGSTHVVAFSSQTTSKCQSVVYDKQLPDFGLSQQDFDKLQEVEIVIHAGAYTPKNGAEANVIVACNENISFTEKLLSLPFNALRKIVFTSTLDVYAADTVISEATATVPATLYGWSKLYCEQMISVFAREQHIDRHILRVGHVYGPGEEKYEKFLPKTIKRILDAQPVELYGDGAELRSFIYIDDVVRSILAAVELNEDVGVVNLVGGHAVSIRSVLDQLILLSGAQVEVVQREFNGTKRDFVFDTTRLKKYLLPEEIDFALGLSTEIAYFKSLM, from the coding sequence ATGAAAGTCCTGATTACTGGAGCGTCAGGCTTTATCGGGGGACGTCTGCTGGATGCTGCGATAGCGAAATGGGGCAGTACGCACGTTGTTGCATTCAGTTCGCAGACCACCAGTAAATGTCAGAGCGTCGTCTATGACAAGCAGTTGCCTGACTTTGGTCTGAGTCAACAGGACTTCGACAAACTTCAAGAGGTCGAAATTGTCATTCATGCTGGCGCCTACACCCCCAAGAATGGGGCAGAGGCAAATGTCATCGTAGCCTGCAATGAAAATATCTCATTCACAGAAAAACTGCTGAGCCTGCCCTTTAATGCACTGCGAAAAATAGTATTTACGAGCACGCTCGATGTTTACGCTGCAGACACGGTTATCTCGGAGGCCACAGCGACTGTACCTGCTACTTTATATGGCTGGTCGAAGCTGTACTGTGAGCAAATGATCTCTGTATTTGCACGAGAGCAACATATTGATCGGCACATTTTGCGTGTTGGTCATGTGTACGGCCCGGGCGAAGAGAAATATGAAAAATTTCTCCCCAAAACTATCAAGCGTATCTTGGATGCTCAACCTGTCGAACTGTATGGTGACGGTGCTGAGTTAAGAAGCTTTATTTATATTGATGATGTTGTGCGGTCAATTCTTGCCGCTGTTGAGTTAAATGAGGATGTTGGTGTGGTGAACCTCGTCGGTGGCCACGCAGTGTCAATCAGGTCCGTATTGGATCAGTTGATCCTGCTCAGCGGCGCGCAGGTCGAGGTTGTGCAGCGTGAGTTCAACGGTACCAAAAGAGACTTCGTTTTCGATACAACGCGATTGAAGAAATATTTATTGCCCGAAGAAATTGATTTTGCATTGGGCTTGAGTACCGAAATTGCCTACTTTAAGAGTCTCATGTGA
- a CDS encoding sugar transferase: MKRFFDLLLSLFALLILLIPIVLVTVAVKLTSKGPALYWSDRVGMNNAVFKMPKFRSMRMGTPAVATHLLQDPAQYLTPIGNFLRKSSLDELPQLWSIIAGDMSFVGPRPALFNQADLIALRTEQGVHLIRPGLTGWAQVNGRDELPIPVKVGYDAYYAKNMGLFFDLKILFLTALKVLKRDGVSH; the protein is encoded by the coding sequence ATGAAGCGTTTCTTTGATCTTTTGCTGAGCCTTTTTGCATTGCTCATACTCCTCATCCCGATTGTACTTGTTACCGTCGCGGTAAAATTGACGTCAAAAGGACCTGCTCTGTATTGGTCCGATCGGGTGGGGATGAATAATGCTGTCTTCAAGATGCCAAAGTTCCGCTCAATGCGCATGGGAACCCCAGCGGTCGCCACGCATTTGCTGCAGGACCCGGCCCAGTATCTTACACCGATTGGAAATTTCCTAAGAAAGTCCAGCCTGGATGAGTTGCCTCAGTTGTGGAGCATCATTGCGGGCGACATGAGTTTTGTGGGGCCAAGGCCGGCACTTTTTAACCAGGCAGATCTTATTGCCTTGCGCACCGAGCAAGGCGTACATCTCATTCGGCCGGGTCTCACAGGCTGGGCGCAGGTGAACGGACGGGACGAGTTGCCGATACCGGTTAAGGTTGGCTATGATGCCTATTACGCGAAAAATATGGGTTTGTTTTTCGATCTGAAAATCTTGTTTTTGACAGCTTTGAAGGTGCTCAAGCGCGATGGCGTTTCCCATTGA
- a CDS encoding HAD family hydrolase: MNIIFDLDGTLIDSKPRLHQLFQHLVPESKLSFSEYWELKFAGHSNETIVSDRFGFNARAVTEFRRDWMALIESPSFLERDVNFTGMHEALDELKESARLYVCTARQFVNPVHVQLEALNLLGYFDEVMVTEQRNTKEFLIAQKVSNLTSHDWVVGDTGKDVQVGMALGVNTCAVLTGFMTADALSRYSPKIILESVIEFKL, encoded by the coding sequence GTGAATATAATCTTCGATCTCGATGGAACGCTAATCGATTCCAAGCCGCGTCTGCATCAGCTTTTTCAACACTTGGTTCCTGAGTCCAAGCTCAGTTTTTCCGAATACTGGGAACTGAAGTTTGCGGGTCACTCCAACGAAACGATAGTGTCAGATCGGTTCGGTTTCAATGCGCGTGCCGTCACTGAATTCAGGCGTGATTGGATGGCGCTAATCGAAAGCCCTTCTTTTCTAGAAAGGGATGTTAATTTTACAGGTATGCATGAGGCGCTGGACGAGTTAAAAGAGTCAGCGCGGCTGTACGTATGTACGGCTCGTCAGTTCGTCAACCCTGTTCACGTGCAGTTGGAAGCGTTGAATTTACTCGGGTATTTTGACGAGGTGATGGTGACCGAGCAGCGAAATACCAAGGAATTTCTGATTGCTCAAAAGGTGTCCAATTTAACTTCGCATGATTGGGTGGTGGGCGATACAGGAAAAGACGTCCAGGTGGGTATGGCCCTTGGAGTTAATACCTGTGCAGTCCTTACAGGATTTATGACAGCTGACGCATTGTCGCGTTACTCTCCTAAAATAATTCTCGAGTCCGTTATCGAATTCAAGCTTTAG
- a CDS encoding UDP-glucose 4-epimerase family protein: protein MSDGLGGSPISQMPKILLTGGTGFVGRPLLDALANANYPVVNVTRKHAATVLPGVQHCIIPSLSEDNDWSVALQGVEVVIHSAGRAHIMNETHSNPLQAFRQVNVDATLNLARQAAQAGVKRFIYISSVKVNGEETDGRRAFKPSDAPAPLDDYGVSKLEAEQALMGLARKTSMDVVIIRPVLVYGPGVKANFEKMLATVNKGLPLPLRTINNRRSLVFIDNLIDLICLCIHHPKAVNRVFLVSDGEDLSIGQILEKLAVAMNKKSRIFAFPQSLLGLAASVVGKKEFFQRLCGSLQVDITDTQELLGWLPPVSVDDAFAITARYYQDEQNGISHG from the coding sequence ATGTCAGATGGTTTGGGTGGTAGCCCCATTTCTCAAATGCCGAAGATTCTTCTAACCGGCGGTACAGGTTTTGTGGGGCGCCCCCTGCTTGACGCCTTGGCCAATGCCAACTACCCGGTTGTCAACGTGACGCGAAAACATGCGGCTACTGTGCTGCCCGGTGTTCAGCATTGCATTATCCCGTCGCTGTCAGAGGATAACGACTGGAGTGTCGCATTGCAGGGAGTTGAGGTTGTAATCCACTCCGCGGGGCGTGCCCACATCATGAACGAAACGCATAGCAACCCGTTGCAGGCCTTTCGACAGGTGAACGTTGATGCCACGCTCAATCTTGCCCGGCAGGCTGCGCAGGCTGGCGTTAAGCGGTTTATCTATATCAGCTCTGTCAAGGTCAACGGTGAGGAGACCGACGGCCGCCGTGCTTTCAAGCCATCGGATGCCCCCGCACCGCTTGACGACTATGGAGTGTCCAAGCTTGAGGCCGAGCAGGCATTGATGGGGCTGGCGAGGAAAACCTCAATGGACGTAGTAATCATCAGGCCTGTGTTGGTGTACGGCCCGGGTGTAAAAGCTAATTTCGAAAAGATGTTAGCTACCGTTAACAAAGGCCTTCCTTTGCCACTACGTACAATTAATAATCGTCGGAGTCTGGTGTTCATCGATAATCTGATCGATTTGATTTGCTTGTGCATTCATCACCCAAAGGCAGTTAATCGCGTATTTTTGGTCAGTGATGGCGAAGACTTATCCATAGGCCAGATTCTGGAAAAGCTTGCTGTGGCGATGAACAAAAAATCCCGTATATTTGCGTTCCCGCAGTCTCTCTTGGGGCTGGCCGCATCGGTGGTGGGTAAGAAAGAATTTTTTCAACGCCTGTGTGGGTCGCTTCAAGTAGATATTACGGATACGCAAGAACTTCTGGGCTGGTTGCCACCTGTCAGCGTTGATGACGCTTTTGCTATTACGGCTCGTTATTATCAAGATGAGCAAAATGGAATTTCCCATGGCTAA